In Ostrea edulis chromosome 10, xbOstEdul1.1, whole genome shotgun sequence, one genomic interval encodes:
- the LOC130051107 gene encoding uncharacterized protein LOC130051107 — MPRKRPAANESAKKSKRTKIDNQSAKAVKQPLNIDYEKLTAEILKQQNGSKNQNHVETEESTESTVAQSSGIVDQSNSPDIRHIISTLINQIFNTGEPAKPMVSHPISLSDGIPLGAVVAQRTKQKIWENQYIDLRVLLQQREDPVALNITAGSVTIQQQGSAKPKISLTINQSTDALLIFIAIYLEKAPNQALHLLKYCFFIREMHKMLGEGAWRIYDENFRQLKETVNVPWQKPIEELRIKAVTYVSRPAQQPFRKGSSRAQMCFCYAFNNGEQCQNDLCLYSQTCHENHSRTSCRGNKKNKSSNIKSRASTASGGISAPNTSYPRQAKLLSGPI, encoded by the coding sequence ATGCCGCGGAAGCGGCCAGCCGCAAACGAGTCTGcaaaaaaatcaaaaagaaCGAAAATTGATAACCAGTCGGCGAAAGCAGTCAAGCAACCACTAAACATCGATTACGAGAAATTAACTGCAGAGATTTTGAAACAGCAAAATGGCAGCAAGAATCAAAACCATGTAGAAACGGAGGAATCAACAGAGTCAACTGTAGCTCAGTCCTCTGGCATTGTGGATCAGTCGAATAGTCCTGACATTAGACATATCATCTCTACTTTAATTAaccaaatatttaatacagGTGAGCCAGCAAAACCCATGGTCTCGCATCCTATCTCTTTGTCTGATGGTATCCCTCTTGGTGCAGTGGTAGCACAACGCACAAAACAGAAAATCTGGGAAAACCAGTACATAGATTTACGTGTGTTGCTGCAGCAGCGTGAGGATCCTGTCGCGTTGAATATTACTGCTGGGTCTGTGACAATTCAGCAGCAGGGGTCAGCAAAACCCAAAATATCACTGACTATTAATCAGTCGACAGACGCTCTTTTGATTTTCATTGCAATATATCTTGAAAAAGCTCCAAACCAAGCACTGCATTTGTTAAAGTATTGTTTCTTTATCAGGGAAATGCACAAAATGTTAGGGGAGGGGGCTTGGAGAATTTACGATGAAAATTTTCGACAATTGAAAGAAACAGTAAATGTGCCATGGCAAAAGCCGATCGAGGAACTCAGAATAAAAGCTGTCACATATGTATCCCGTCCAGCCCAACAGCCTTTTCGGAAAGGGTCAAGCAGAGCGCAAATGTGTTTCTGTTATGCATTTAATAATGGAGAACAGTGTCAAAATGACCTATGCCTTTATTCACAAACATGTCATGAAAACCATTCAAGAACCAGTTGTAGaggaaataagaaaaataaatccTCAAATATCAAATCAAGAGCATCAACAGCCTCAGGGGGAATTTCTGCTCCCAACACCAGTTATCCCAGACAAGCTAAATTACTTTCTGGTCCAATATGA